The genomic interval CTCACCGGGCCAGGGGACAAACCTCATCATGTGGCAGGGGTCCCTAGTGAAAAAGAGAGCGCCCCCCCCTCACAGACAGACACGAGCAATGCTGTCAACCATCAAATCaatgcaaactttaaaaaagacacacagcTCAACCAGGAACTTCACCACACTACTACAAACTCATGATCCtcaaaacacaacagcacacagcACAATGTCGATTAACGCTCTTACGCTAGGCTGGTAAAGTAGTTCTGAATGAACCGAAGGATACTTACAATGCAAACCAACAAGCAAGTTCGTTACTCTCATCCCAATAAAACAGCCCACGACGTCAGTGTTAGCAAATTAAAATCTATAGCATTACCCCCCACGTTAGCTGCGGGACAACTGTCTGTCATTGGCCATGCAAGGCTACTGATCATGAGGATAGATCTAGAAGCTTAATCGGATAGCGACTGTGACTGGTGGACAGAGTTTAGAGAGTAAGCTAGCTCAGCGACACGATGCAGCCTGCGGAGCACCGGGTTATTAGCCGGCTGTGTTAGCTAGCTGATAACAAGTGCCTTAACCAACTGTAGGAGCCCCCGGGCTGGCTGCTAGCGGGGGATAGCTTGTCACTGTGGCCGGCTGTGGCCACCGATCGCTCGGCTAACACGTGTAAAGGGGCGACAGTGCGTGTGGAGGCTGGATGGATCGACCCTGGAGACGTGCGAGCCGGTTGTAGAGTTAGCTCGGTTCCGCAGCCTGTCTGCACGCTAGCATGCTGCAGCTGTCCTGGTGCATTACCTGCGTTCAGTGGTTCCTTAGCAACCGAAGCTGCACTCAGCGGAGCAGCCAGGGAGCCGGCCAGCGGGGTGTTTATAGCCGCTGGACGATACCACTACACAGGGTTTTCACAAATACATTAGCCAAGTGGAAGAAAGACTAAAATACTTGTGTGGCACCTACAATTCTTACACAGCGTCCAAATAGTTCTTTCCAATTGAAACATTTTGTTGAGCAATGCACGTTTTATGTTGTTTATCACGTGTCTGTCCCGCTATCGGTCCCACAGTTAGACTCTTCTGAATAAAGTGACAGCATGAAATCCATCCGACTAAACGCTAGcgtgttgttttttctgataTATCAATACTTAAGAAATGCAATGCTAATGGTAACTCAGTCATACTGTTGCTgtaagaacaaaacatagagcGTGCTTTAAGCGTGGTTAAGTGAACCGAGAGCTCTTCTTTACGCATGCGCAACGGGTGTCAGGAAGAGACCGTCATTCATGAAAACAATCCCATAAATAAGTGTCAGAGTTATATATCTGTTCGCTGTGATCCGAGTCCACGTGTCATCATCACCGCGACACCTGACCAGTCCGTTCAGGAAATACCGTGTAGTTGTTTATCAATTCagaaaaaacagaggaagattatttatatttctgtaaaCGTCCGTCGGAATTCTGAGATAATAAAATACACCTTGCTCCGGAAAAGTCGAGAGGGAGGAAGCCCTGTGAGTTATGGCGCTGCATAAACTCAAGAAAGAAGAAACCCTCGCCCTGAGGAAGAGATTGATCGGGTATGTTGaactgatgtttttcttcacGCTGCTTTGCCGATCGACATGTTGTGTGCACACCTGACACTGACACGTATTCGTCCCCTTGATGGCAGACAGTCGATCAGACTCTTCTACTCAGACGACCCCGTGAAAATAGTCCGAGCAAGAGGACAGTATCTGTTCGATGAGAATGACAGGCGCTACCTGGACTGCATCAGTAACGTGCATCATGGTAAAACACTCCGCTTGCTTTCTGATTCATGATAAAGTTTCGACCGTTGGATaacgtgtgtgtttatttccccATCATAGTGGGCCACTGTCACCCCAGCGTCACaaaggctgcagctgcacagatgGAGCTCCTGAACACAAACTCCAGATTCCTACACGACAACATCGTCCTGTATGCAGACCGCCTGGCTGCCACTCTGCCTGAGAAGCTGTGTGTCTTCTACTTTGTGAACTCTGGGTAAGTAGTGTGTCTTAATGTAGCCACAGATCCCACCTATTATAATACACAGCCAAaggctctggatcaggaggacaGATCCTAACTGGGTcccaagattaaaaaaaatatttaacctATGTCCAAAAATAATGGCATGAAGAATACAGGTCCAGGCAATTGGCAAATGTAAAAGGCCTTTATTTTAATGGGCTTGAAAGATTAAAATACACCAAATAACCGATACGTGTTGGTGTATTTTAATGCTTCAAGCCCATTTTTCAAACCAATTTGAGTGCCTGGACCAGGATTCTTCATGCGGTTATTTTTGGATATAAGTTTTCCTCAAATTCTTTGACAAGTATTCCCTATACCAGGGGTTTGAGTAGCCCTCCTGCCACCTCTCTCTGGGTCCCACCCCCCCCAGGTCTGATCAGTCTGTGCTATGGCCTGCCTTAGACAAGGGTGTCTTGTGATTAAAAGGACAAAACACTTGTTGACGATAAGATACACAGCTGAAGATAGGTCCCTAACATCCACTTGTGTTCCCTCACATGTACTGGAGGTTGGCATCTTAACTAGTGTGAAAGATCTTCAAACACACAAGGGATCTTCACCAGCTTGGCCTGTGATCCTTAACCTGAAGCACTCACCCAGTGATCTTTACATCTGTTTTCCCGACAGTTCCGAGGCCAACGATCTCGCCCTCCGCCTGGCACAGCAGTACACCCAACACGAGGACGTCATCGTGCTTGACCAGTGAGTATTGTGTTGTAATACGACAGACTCACCCACTGACAATGCACTTGCTTATGAATTACAATGACCTCTTCTTCTACACCAGTGCATACCATGGGCATCTAATGTCCCTCATCGACATTAGCCCTTACAAGTTCCGGAAGCTGGCGGGACAGAAAGAATGGGTTCATGTGGTGTGTAAATGTATATCATCACACAAACTGATGACAACAGTGACCTCCTGCctatatgaaaacatttgcttttatCGGCATGTAGGCACCGTTACCAGACACCTACAGAGGCAACTACAGGGAGAATCACCCCAACCCAGGCCAGGCTTATGCCGATACAGTGAAGGACCTAATTGAGGATGTGCACAGGAAAGGCCGTAAGGtaaaatttaacacatttccatggAGCCTGAATGAGATAAGTAACATTCCGAACAGAGCCAGACTGATTTAGCAGCGGgtatgtgcatttttttaatgattgattgttatttatttttttaatttgcgtttgtgtattctttttattcataGTTATTATAATACAGTTATATGAATTGATTGTTGAACTGTAAAATACCAAGCTTAAATAACATGTCTTTGTGATAAATCATCATTgcaaatcttttattttacatatacgCAATTGTTGGTTGATATATCAGCgatcaatttttttttagccCTGTAATAACAGCTACCCAGCCCCAAAATATTCACGTCGTTTGTGCTCTAATTCAAAAcatattacacaaacacataacgAAAATGCTGTATTGAACGCaatctaaatgtaaaaattCTTTATTTGTTACGTTTTCTGATAGATCTCTGCCTTCTTTGCTGAATCACTGCCAAGTGTTGGAGGACAAATCATCTTTCCCCAGGGATACTCAGCTAAAGTTGCAGAGTGAGAAGCAAACTTATATTCCAGTGCTCATTCTTTTTCAGCCACATGTACAATATTAGTGACACACTGCGCCTCCCTCTTATGCTCCGCAGATACGTGCACTCAGCTGGTGGAGTGGTCGTGGCAGATGAAGTCCAGACGGGTTTTGGACGAGTGGGGAGTCACTTCTGGGCTTTCCAGCTGCAGGGACCGGGCTTCTG from Limanda limanda chromosome 10, fLimLim1.1, whole genome shotgun sequence carries:
- the phykpl gene encoding 5-phosphohydroxy-L-lysine phospho-lyase, which gives rise to MALHKLKKEETLALRKRLIGQSIRLFYSDDPVKIVRARGQYLFDENDRRYLDCISNVHHVGHCHPSVTKAAAAQMELLNTNSRFLHDNIVLYADRLAATLPEKLCVFYFVNSGSEANDLALRLAQQYTQHEDVIVLDHAYHGHLMSLIDISPYKFRKLAGQKEWVHVAPLPDTYRGNYRENHPNPGQAYADTVKDLIEDVHRKGRKISAFFAESLPSVGGQIIFPQGYSAKVAEYVHSAGGVVVADEVQTGFGRVGSHFWAFQLQGPGFCPDIVTMGKPMGNGHPLSCVATTVEIAEAFTASGVEYFNTFGGNPVSCAIGLAVLDVIEEEDLRGNAMKVGSYLKELLAKLQTRHQIIGDVRGVGLFVGLELVTDREQKTPATQTAALVVKRLKEEDRICVSTDGPWESVVKFKPPMCFSMEDAELVVQCIDRILTDIKANDLKLEKEDI